One window of Xanthomonas sp. 10-10 genomic DNA carries:
- a CDS encoding response regulator transcription factor, producing MSPLRIALADDQILVRAGLRALLQQQGVEVVCEADDGQALLDALSTTSVDVVLSDIRMPGIDGIQALEQLRARGDRTPVLLLTTFDDSDLLLRATEAGAQGFLLKDAAPEDLRDAIARVAAGDTLLQPVSTDPVRARYQFRDQQAPSETFSEREVAILRLLAGGYSNKEIARTLFLADGTVKNYVSTILEKLGTRDRTRAVLKAITLRVI from the coding sequence ATGAGTCCACTTCGAATCGCCCTGGCCGACGACCAGATCCTGGTCCGCGCCGGCTTGCGCGCCTTGCTGCAGCAACAAGGCGTGGAGGTGGTCTGCGAGGCCGACGACGGCCAGGCATTGCTGGATGCGCTGAGCACCACCTCGGTGGATGTGGTGCTCAGCGATATCCGCATGCCAGGCATCGACGGCATCCAGGCGCTGGAGCAACTGCGCGCCCGCGGCGACCGCACCCCGGTACTGCTGCTGACCACCTTCGACGATAGCGACCTGCTGCTGCGCGCCACCGAAGCCGGCGCACAGGGCTTCCTGCTCAAGGATGCCGCCCCGGAAGACCTGCGCGATGCCATCGCCCGCGTCGCCGCCGGCGACACCCTGCTGCAACCGGTCAGCACCGACCCGGTGCGCGCGCGTTACCAGTTCCGCGACCAGCAGGCGCCGAGCGAGACCTTCAGCGAACGCGAGGTGGCGATCCTGCGCCTGCTGGCCGGCGGCTATTCCAACAAGGAAATCGCCCGCACCCTGTTCCTGGCCGACGGCACGGTGAAGAACTACGTCTCCACCATCCTGGAAAAGCTCGGCACCCGCGACCGCACCAGGGCGGTGTTGAAGGCGATCACGCTGCGGGTGATTTGA
- the fabV gene encoding enoyl-ACP reductase FabV has protein sequence MIIHPKVRGFICTTTHPLGCERNVLEQIAATRARGVRNDGPKKVLVIGASSGYGLASRITAAFGFGADTLGVFFEKPGTASKAGTAGWYNSAAFDKHAKAAGLYSKSINGDAFSDAAREKVIELIKTEMGGQVDLVVYSLASPVRKLPGSGEVKRSALKPIGNTYTATAIDTNKDTIIQASIEPASEQEIDDTITVMGGQDWELWIDALEGAGVLADGARSVAFSYIGTEITWPIYWHGALGKAKVDLDHTAQRLNARLGKHGGSANVAVLKSVVTQASAAIPVMPLYISMVYKIMKEKGLHEGTIDQLDRLFRERLYRQDGQPAELDDENRLRLDDWELRDDVQDACKALWPQVTTENLFQLTDYAGYKHEFLKLFGFERDDVDYDADVETDVSFDCVELS, from the coding sequence TTGATCATCCATCCCAAAGTGCGCGGTTTCATCTGCACCACCACGCATCCGCTTGGCTGCGAGCGCAATGTGCTCGAGCAGATCGCCGCAACGCGCGCACGCGGCGTGCGCAACGACGGCCCGAAGAAGGTGCTGGTGATCGGCGCGTCCAGCGGCTACGGCCTGGCCTCGCGCATCACCGCCGCGTTCGGCTTCGGCGCCGACACGCTGGGCGTGTTCTTCGAAAAACCCGGCACCGCCAGCAAGGCCGGTACCGCCGGCTGGTACAACTCGGCCGCGTTCGACAAGCACGCCAAGGCCGCGGGTCTGTACAGCAAGTCGATCAATGGCGATGCGTTTTCCGATGCCGCACGCGAAAAGGTCATCGAACTGATCAAGACCGAGATGGGCGGCCAGGTCGATCTGGTCGTGTACTCGCTGGCCTCGCCGGTGCGCAAGCTGCCGGGCAGCGGCGAAGTGAAGCGCTCGGCACTCAAGCCGATCGGCAACACCTACACCGCCACCGCCATCGACACCAACAAGGACACCATCATCCAGGCCTCGATCGAGCCGGCCAGCGAGCAGGAGATCGACGACACCATCACCGTGATGGGCGGGCAGGATTGGGAGCTATGGATCGACGCGCTGGAAGGCGCCGGTGTGCTTGCCGATGGCGCGCGCAGCGTGGCCTTCAGCTATATCGGCACCGAAATCACCTGGCCGATCTACTGGCATGGCGCGCTCGGCAAGGCCAAGGTCGATCTGGACCACACCGCGCAGCGCTTGAATGCGCGCCTGGGCAAGCACGGCGGCAGCGCCAACGTGGCGGTGCTCAAGTCGGTGGTGACCCAGGCCAGCGCCGCGATCCCGGTGATGCCGCTGTACATCTCCATGGTCTACAAGATCATGAAGGAAAAGGGCCTGCACGAAGGCACCATCGACCAGCTGGACCGCCTGTTCCGCGAGCGCTTGTATCGCCAGGACGGCCAGCCTGCCGAGCTGGACGACGAAAATCGCCTGCGCCTGGACGACTGGGAACTGCGCGACGACGTGCAGGACGCCTGCAAGGCGCTATGGCCGCAGGTCACCACCGAAAACCTGTTCCAGCTCACCGACTACGCCGGCTACAAGCACGAGTTCCTCAAGCTGTTCGGCTTCGAGCGTGACGACGTGGATTACGACGCCGATGTGGAGACGGACGTGAGCTTCGACTGCGTCGAGCTGAGCTGA
- a CDS encoding winged helix-turn-helix domain-containing protein, with protein sequence MSLRSERVTQLSSVPRFRLGPLLVEPERLTLIDDGQTIALEPRMMEVLIALAERAGEVISAEQLLIEVWHGSFYGDNPVHKTIAQLRRKLGDDSRQPRYIETIRKRGYRLLPKVVFPQDYRGAVIGTQSWAQGSPYVGLQAFDPAHAEVFFGRSHAIAQVVAALRAQLHSQRGLVLVSGASGCGKTSLLRAGVVPLLSHTGGLDGLEAVAVTYCNLAQCRGGDVHDTLARALGEWSVAGRAVFSPAQLARLAEWLQHPAPLHAAIGEAMRQGGPARDSAQAQRHLLLVIDHAEAMVATLGITDADRSALAATLQALCSSANVAVLLLTRSDFYPRLIDALPDIVELKRGDGHVDLLPPRDGEIGQIIRVPAAMAGLRFEEEHDSASRLDDVLRDATARQPDALPLLQHLLHALHAQRSDDGLLTFAAYRALGGLEGALAHHAEATFRALPAAAQAALGEVLTQLSVIHPDSAAVTARRAPWSALPADGAAHALVAAFVHARLFVSELVAGEPGFAVAHEALLRQWPRAAEWIHENRRLLQARKRLQLAAQRWASEGRRSDHLLNSGRPLSEAREAARRMPQDLDAVDVAFLRACERSQRHRRGLYATAATLLVVLASASLLLGWQARQAQQVAEERRDQAQQLVGYMLGDLAEQLRTVGNLKLLDSVGSRSLRYLEDLPSAGMQPDELVNHARALRTTGEVLMNQGKLDQAQAAFLRAATIAEQAVHHAPSLLEARAETGQAAYWRGYLEYQRKQPALAREHWSRYLAIAEDLQRTAPHDPRWQLELSYALTNLGSLAQNVGDSASAIPLFTRSIALKQRVLAAAPENTNVRYELINGLSWRSSAQETQGLLAPAEAGYREQIAMLRTLVAATPDADTWRRRLATSLLLASNLALARGQNAQAQTDAQATVAILQPLVALQPDNLQWQRDLAHAYAQIGWATALDGRPAQGQRALQQARQRLAPLLQQRQPLPEWQWLDAVIALRLAYLQPNAAAARAAALQASVARLEALHRARPQDPLGPTTLAHALVWQGEQHAAAGKTAAARACWERAVAVLGADAGASHNKALLDPWVRAQILLGRQAAVMQQLGWLYQAGYRHPGFVSFYAPLLKEQTSS encoded by the coding sequence ATGTCCCTTCGTAGCGAGCGCGTCACGCAGCTGAGCTCCGTTCCGCGGTTCCGCCTGGGTCCGTTGCTGGTCGAACCGGAGCGGCTGACGCTGATCGACGACGGCCAGACCATCGCGCTGGAACCGCGCATGATGGAAGTGCTGATCGCACTGGCCGAGCGCGCCGGCGAAGTGATCAGCGCCGAGCAATTGCTGATCGAGGTGTGGCACGGCAGCTTTTACGGCGACAACCCGGTGCACAAGACCATCGCCCAGCTGCGCCGCAAGCTGGGCGACGACAGCCGCCAGCCGCGCTACATCGAAACCATCCGCAAACGCGGCTATCGGCTGCTGCCCAAGGTGGTGTTTCCGCAGGACTATCGCGGCGCGGTGATCGGCACCCAATCGTGGGCGCAGGGCAGCCCGTATGTGGGTCTGCAGGCCTTCGACCCGGCGCACGCAGAGGTGTTTTTCGGCCGCAGCCATGCGATTGCGCAGGTGGTGGCCGCGTTGCGCGCGCAGCTGCACAGCCAGCGCGGGCTGGTGCTGGTGAGCGGGGCCAGCGGCTGCGGCAAGACCTCGTTGCTGCGGGCCGGCGTGGTGCCGTTGCTGTCGCACACCGGCGGGCTGGATGGGCTGGAAGCGGTGGCGGTGACCTACTGCAACCTGGCGCAATGCCGCGGCGGCGACGTGCACGACACGCTCGCGCGCGCACTTGGCGAGTGGTCAGTCGCCGGGCGTGCGGTGTTCTCGCCCGCGCAACTGGCCCGGCTTGCCGAGTGGTTGCAGCACCCTGCCCCGCTGCATGCCGCCATCGGCGAGGCGATGCGGCAAGGCGGACCCGCACGCGATAGCGCACAGGCCCAGCGGCACCTGCTGCTGGTGATCGACCATGCCGAAGCCATGGTGGCCACGCTCGGCATCACCGATGCCGACCGCAGCGCGCTGGCCGCCACATTGCAGGCGCTGTGCAGCAGCGCAAATGTGGCGGTGCTGCTGCTGACCCGCAGCGACTTTTATCCGCGCCTGATCGATGCGTTGCCGGACATCGTCGAGCTCAAACGCGGCGACGGGCACGTGGATCTGCTGCCACCGCGCGATGGCGAGATCGGCCAGATCATTCGCGTGCCGGCGGCCATGGCCGGGCTGCGCTTTGAAGAAGAACACGACAGCGCCAGCCGCCTGGACGATGTACTGCGCGATGCCACCGCGCGCCAGCCCGATGCGTTGCCGTTGTTGCAGCATCTATTGCATGCGCTGCACGCGCAGCGCAGCGACGATGGCCTGCTGACCTTTGCGGCCTATCGCGCACTGGGTGGGCTGGAGGGCGCGCTGGCGCATCACGCCGAAGCGACCTTTCGTGCATTGCCGGCCGCTGCGCAAGCGGCACTGGGCGAGGTGCTGACACAGCTGAGCGTGATCCACCCCGACAGCGCGGCGGTGACCGCACGCCGTGCGCCCTGGTCGGCATTGCCGGCCGACGGTGCGGCGCACGCGCTGGTCGCTGCCTTCGTGCATGCGCGGCTGTTCGTCAGCGAGCTGGTGGCCGGCGAGCCGGGGTTTGCGGTGGCGCACGAAGCCTTGTTGCGGCAATGGCCACGTGCGGCCGAGTGGATCCACGAAAATCGCCGGCTGCTGCAGGCACGCAAGCGCCTGCAGCTGGCCGCGCAGCGTTGGGCAAGCGAGGGCCGGCGTAGCGATCACCTGCTCAACAGCGGGCGCCCGTTGAGCGAAGCGCGCGAAGCCGCGCGGCGCATGCCGCAGGACCTGGATGCGGTGGACGTGGCATTCCTGCGCGCCTGCGAGCGCTCGCAGCGACACCGCCGCGGCCTGTATGCGACAGCCGCCACCTTGCTGGTGGTGCTGGCCAGCGCATCGCTCCTGCTCGGTTGGCAGGCGCGGCAGGCCCAGCAGGTGGCAGAAGAACGCCGCGACCAGGCGCAGCAACTGGTGGGCTACATGCTGGGCGATCTGGCCGAGCAGTTGCGCACCGTTGGCAACCTCAAGCTGCTCGACAGCGTGGGCAGCCGCTCGCTGCGGTATCTGGAGGATTTGCCTAGCGCCGGCATGCAGCCGGACGAGCTGGTCAACCATGCGCGTGCCTTGCGCACGACCGGCGAGGTACTGATGAACCAAGGCAAGCTCGATCAGGCACAAGCGGCATTCCTGCGCGCCGCCACTATCGCCGAGCAAGCGGTGCACCATGCGCCGTCCTTGCTGGAGGCACGGGCAGAGACCGGGCAGGCCGCGTATTGGCGCGGGTATCTGGAGTATCAACGCAAGCAACCAGCGTTGGCGCGTGAGCACTGGTCGCGCTATCTGGCCATTGCCGAGGACTTGCAACGCACCGCACCGCACGACCCACGTTGGCAGTTGGAACTGTCCTACGCGCTCACCAATCTCGGTTCGCTCGCGCAGAACGTGGGCGATTCAGCCAGCGCCATCCCCTTGTTCACCCGCTCGATTGCGCTCAAACAGCGCGTGCTTGCCGCCGCGCCCGAGAACACCAATGTGCGATATGAGTTGATCAATGGCCTGTCCTGGCGCAGCTCGGCACAGGAGACGCAAGGTCTGCTGGCGCCGGCCGAAGCCGGGTACCGCGAACAGATCGCCATGCTGCGTACGCTGGTGGCGGCCACGCCCGATGCAGACACATGGCGACGTCGGCTGGCCACTTCGTTGCTGCTGGCATCCAACCTGGCGCTGGCACGCGGTCAAAACGCGCAAGCGCAGACCGATGCACAGGCGACCGTGGCAATCCTGCAACCGTTGGTGGCCCTGCAGCCGGATAACCTGCAATGGCAGCGCGACCTGGCCCATGCCTACGCGCAGATCGGCTGGGCGACCGCACTGGACGGACGGCCCGCGCAGGGGCAACGCGCACTGCAACAGGCCCGGCAACGCCTGGCACCCTTGCTGCAGCAGCGTCAGCCGTTGCCGGAATGGCAATGGCTGGACGCGGTGATCGCTCTGCGGCTGGCGTATCTGCAGCCGAATGCAGCGGCTGCCCGTGCGGCGGCATTACAGGCCAGCGTCGCCCGGCTGGAGGCCCTGCATCGCGCCCGGCCGCAAGATCCTCTAGGACCGACCACCCTTGCCCACGCACTGGTATGGCAAGGCGAACAACACGCCGCAGCCGGCAAGACAGCGGCAGCGCGCGCATGCTGGGAGCGCGCGGTGGCGGTACTCGGTGCCGACGCCGGTGCCAGCCACAACAAGGCCCTGCTCGATCCATGGGTCCGGGCGCAGATCCTCCTGGGCCGGCAGGCGGCAGTCATGCAACAACTCGGGTGGTTGTATCAGGCGGGCTACCGTCACCCGGGGTTCGTTTCCTTTTACGCCCCGCTCCTCAAGGAACAGACCTCGTCATGA
- a CDS encoding sensor histidine kinase, whose protein sequence is MPVCAGAAPGTGAAGHRPHLPEVTFCVRTIAERPRGGQHRHMTCLLRDITKPLNLAGVLTIAGVMLSFGPELAPYGQWRWPTVIAFTLLFLLRYLLPPRPLPQHGALLLQAVLAVALVWLEPRTGTSPVLLVLVVAQAAMRWQPPQVLALMLALNAAMYAVFVQAHVSRPLLVVVIYTSFQAFAALTANYARSAERARDALAYVNADLLATRALLADSARDAERLRLARELHDVAGHKLTAMRINLRLLSADPALAQRDDIAVLEQLSAELLADIRNVVQSMRDDRGLDLQTALRALAAPFPRPALRLRIDPDVRITDARVADMLLRLVQEALTNAVRHADADEVAVHLQCENAQLRVDIEDDGRRAERIREGNGITGMRERLAALHGQLDLGLTPTGGMHLTARVPV, encoded by the coding sequence ATGCCAGTGTGCGCAGGCGCTGCGCCCGGCACAGGGGCCGCAGGTCATCGACCCCACCTGCCGGAAGTCACTTTCTGCGTGCGCACCATTGCCGAGCGGCCACGTGGCGGTCAGCATCGTCATATGACATGCCTCCTGCGCGACATCACCAAACCGCTGAACCTGGCCGGCGTGCTCACCATCGCCGGGGTCATGTTGTCGTTCGGCCCGGAGCTCGCGCCGTACGGGCAATGGCGCTGGCCCACGGTGATCGCCTTCACCCTGCTGTTCCTGCTGCGCTACCTGCTGCCGCCACGGCCGCTGCCGCAGCATGGCGCCCTGTTGCTGCAGGCAGTGCTGGCGGTGGCCCTGGTCTGGCTGGAGCCGCGCACGGGCACTTCGCCGGTGCTGCTGGTGCTGGTGGTCGCGCAGGCGGCGATGCGCTGGCAACCGCCGCAGGTGCTGGCGCTGATGCTGGCGCTCAATGCGGCCATGTACGCGGTCTTCGTGCAGGCGCACGTCTCGCGCCCATTGCTGGTAGTGGTCATCTACACCAGCTTCCAGGCCTTTGCCGCGCTGACCGCCAACTACGCGCGCAGTGCCGAGCGCGCGCGCGATGCGCTGGCCTACGTCAACGCCGATCTGCTGGCCACCCGCGCGCTGCTGGCCGACAGCGCGCGCGACGCCGAACGCCTGCGCCTGGCGCGCGAGCTGCACGATGTGGCCGGGCACAAGCTCACCGCCATGCGCATCAATCTGCGCCTGCTCAGCGCCGACCCCGCGTTGGCGCAGCGCGACGACATTGCGGTGCTGGAGCAGCTGTCTGCCGAACTGCTGGCCGACATCCGCAACGTGGTGCAGTCCATGCGCGACGATCGGGGCCTGGACCTGCAGACCGCGTTGCGCGCGCTGGCCGCACCGTTCCCGCGTCCGGCCCTGCGCCTGCGCATCGACCCGGACGTGCGCATCACCGATGCCCGCGTGGCCGACATGTTGCTGCGGCTGGTACAGGAGGCGCTGACCAATGCCGTGCGGCATGCCGATGCCGACGAAGTGGCGGTGCATCTGCAATGCGAGAATGCGCAGCTGCGGGTGGACATCGAAGACGACGGCCGCCGCGCCGAGCGCATCCGCGAAGGCAATGGCATCACCGGCATGCGCGAGCGCCTGGCGGCCTTGCACGGCCAGCTCGACCTTGGCCTCACCCCCACGGGCGGCATGCATCTGACTGCGAGAGTTCCGGTATGA